The following proteins are encoded in a genomic region of Methanoculleus bourgensis MS2:
- a CDS encoding ABC transporter substrate-binding protein → MLGVCAVLLCASAACTGTQTIESPAENRTITDMAGRTVVVPSEIKSVLCTSPPSTNLVYMVAPDRLAGWSFLPEKEYTPEKYAALPVVGGWFGKETGNYENFISMHPDIVIEGYTTDGGAARATVAERQEKMGSIPVVAVEDTTNSTGYSAPIRFMGELLGEEEQAEAMIAFYEGVLATVTERVASIPDDERVGVYYAEGPRGLTTDPTGSQHSELIELCGGRNIADCAITPGIGMTEVSMEQIIAWDPEVILAGDPGFYATVWTDPLWQDITAVKNGRVYLTPRTAFCWFDRPPGINRIIGIAWTAKVLYPDLFGDMDLEGLVREYHETFIHVSLTDDQIHQILNP, encoded by the coding sequence ATGCTCGGAGTCTGTGCAGTTCTCCTCTGCGCCTCCGCTGCATGCACCGGCACCCAGACCATCGAATCCCCTGCAGAAAACCGCACGATCACCGATATGGCGGGCCGGACCGTCGTCGTGCCGTCGGAGATCAAGAGCGTCCTCTGCACCTCGCCGCCGTCGACCAATCTCGTCTATATGGTCGCGCCCGACCGGCTTGCGGGCTGGAGCTTCCTGCCTGAGAAGGAGTACACCCCCGAGAAATACGCAGCGCTCCCGGTCGTCGGGGGCTGGTTCGGGAAAGAGACCGGCAACTACGAGAACTTCATATCGATGCATCCCGACATCGTCATCGAGGGCTACACCACCGACGGCGGGGCGGCGCGCGCTACCGTCGCCGAACGGCAGGAGAAGATGGGTTCCATCCCGGTCGTCGCCGTCGAGGATACCACCAACTCCACCGGCTACTCCGCCCCCATCAGGTTCATGGGCGAACTCCTCGGTGAGGAGGAGCAGGCCGAAGCGATGATCGCCTTCTACGAGGGCGTGCTCGCCACGGTGACGGAGCGGGTGGCCTCGATCCCCGACGACGAACGGGTGGGGGTCTACTACGCCGAGGGTCCCAGGGGGCTCACGACCGATCCCACTGGCTCGCAGCACTCCGAACTCATCGAACTCTGCGGTGGGAGAAACATTGCAGATTGCGCGATCACGCCCGGGATAGGGATGACCGAGGTCTCGATGGAGCAGATCATCGCCTGGGATCCAGAAGTCATCCTGGCCGGGGATCCGGGGTTCTACGCCACGGTCTGGACCGACCCGCTCTGGCAGGACATCACCGCCGTGAAGAATGGCCGGGTCTACCTCACCCCGCGGACGGCGTTCTGCTGGTTCGACCGCCCGCCCGGCATCAACCGGATCATCGGGATCGCCTGGACCGCGAAAGTCCTCTACCCGGACCTCTTCGGCGACATGGACCTTGAGGGCCTCGTCCGGGAGTATCACGAGACATTCATCCACGTATCGCTCACCGACGACCAGATTCACCAGATCCTGAATCCCTGA
- a CDS encoding class I SAM-dependent methyltransferase, with the protein MGHEKDREGAQRMDRVAKTTFAPVYPVIAEQILDRCGISRGRCLDVGSGPGSLGIALARASDLAVTLLDSSPDMLETAEGNIREAGLSGRLSLLRGDVHAIPLPAGSVDLVVSRGSVFFWEDLARAFSEIYRVLAPGGKTYVGGGFGNAELRDSITATMTRENPDWKSFRDKNLGPDNRARIAGVLADLGHCHRIINDDSGLWVMMEKGE; encoded by the coding sequence ATGGGACATGAAAAGGACCGTGAGGGGGCACAGCGCATGGACCGGGTCGCAAAGACCACCTTTGCCCCGGTCTACCCGGTGATCGCGGAGCAGATCCTTGACCGGTGCGGGATCTCCCGCGGCCGGTGTCTCGACGTCGGCAGCGGCCCCGGGTCGCTCGGGATCGCGCTTGCGCGGGCGAGCGATCTTGCGGTCACGCTCCTCGACTCCTCCCCCGATATGCTCGAGACCGCCGAGGGGAACATCAGGGAGGCTGGGCTTTCGGGCCGCCTCTCGCTCCTTCGAGGCGACGTCCACGCGATCCCGCTCCCCGCGGGGTCGGTCGACCTCGTGGTCAGCCGCGGCTCGGTCTTCTTCTGGGAGGACCTTGCCCGGGCGTTCTCCGAGATCTACCGGGTGCTTGCGCCCGGCGGGAAGACCTACGTCGGGGGCGGGTTCGGGAACGCCGAACTTCGGGACTCGATCACGGCCACGATGACGAGGGAGAACCCTGACTGGAAGAGTTTCCGCGATAAAAACCTCGGCCCTGATAACCGGGCGCGGATCGCAGGCGTCCTCGCGGATCTCGGGCACTGTCACCGGATCATCAACGACGACTCAGGGCTCTGGGTCATGATGGAGAAGGGGGAGTAG
- a CDS encoding radical SAM protein, whose product MRCSICENRCVIPLGGTGRCRMYTNEDGAIVERFPDHYIAAMPISIETMPMCHYHPRETFLQASGIGCTFSCGGCISETVAHHAEAVSGALKHIPPAALVRRAREEGCRGIAFCLNDPTAMHQTFLRVARAAHDAGLLVGCATNGYYTEESLRDLTPAIDFANIGLKGVSDACYRACGAVSAEPTFRTVRALHDAGVHVEVSCIYARGSRDELRAAAARVAEISPDIPFLVMRFIPFGDEPPEREPTIAESEQICDELRRTLSYVYLFNSPGTEYLNTACPSCGETVVRREFFGPMGARTIAIPADARCSCGFSLPGGREYRGDALRRARYDGRLPVHEGA is encoded by the coding sequence ATGCGGTGCTCTATCTGCGAGAACCGGTGTGTCATCCCGCTCGGGGGGACCGGGCGGTGCAGGATGTACACAAACGAGGACGGGGCGATCGTCGAGCGGTTCCCCGACCACTACATCGCTGCCATGCCGATATCCATCGAGACGATGCCGATGTGCCATTACCACCCCCGGGAGACGTTCCTGCAGGCGAGCGGCATCGGGTGCACCTTCTCCTGCGGGGGGTGCATATCAGAGACGGTCGCCCACCACGCCGAGGCAGTCTCCGGCGCCCTCAAGCATATCCCGCCCGCCGCCCTGGTCAGGCGCGCCCGGGAGGAGGGGTGCCGGGGGATCGCGTTCTGCCTCAACGACCCGACCGCCATGCACCAGACCTTCCTCCGGGTGGCGCGGGCGGCGCACGATGCGGGGCTCCTGGTCGGGTGCGCGACAAACGGCTACTACACCGAAGAGTCCCTCCGTGACCTTACGCCCGCCATCGACTTCGCAAACATCGGGCTGAAAGGCGTGTCTGATGCGTGCTACCGCGCATGCGGGGCGGTCTCGGCCGAACCGACCTTCAGGACGGTGCGGGCGCTTCATGATGCAGGCGTCCACGTCGAAGTCTCCTGCATCTACGCCCGGGGTTCTCGCGACGAACTCCGCGCCGCTGCCGCCCGGGTTGCGGAGATATCCCCTGATATCCCGTTCCTCGTTATGCGGTTCATACCGTTCGGCGACGAGCCCCCGGAGAGGGAGCCGACGATCGCTGAGTCCGAGCAGATCTGCGACGAACTGCGACGGACGCTCTCCTACGTCTACCTCTTCAACTCGCCCGGAACTGAGTATCTCAATACGGCGTGCCCCTCCTGCGGGGAGACGGTCGTCAGGCGGGAGTTCTTCGGGCCGATGGGGGCGCGGACGATCGCGATACCCGCGGATGCCCGGTGCTCCTGCGGGTTTTCGCTTCCCGGTGGTCGGGAGTATCGGGGAGATGCCCTACGCCGAGCCCGGTATGATGGGCGGCTACCGGTTCACGAGGGCGCTTGA
- a CDS encoding ABC transporter substrate-binding protein — protein sequence MPYAEPGMMGGYRFTRALEMVHAILVCLGVTSDADLARIWAGVIRDDFIHDLHGKIQRIDGYLGLIRELGERSGRPEAAERLASYISDQVALVSSAVEGCRRPRVYYSMGTPLFALNAERFEMDLVEAAGGDPVNRRIERAGKPGVNITPEEFAAFNPEYIFISGFLSAPASDYLAACRRMGLSADAIELGRVYTMPPGWDFGNPRWVLGLTAIAGTLHPERAKFDIAAEQDRFYRTFYGTSAAAVSGNRSFYRP from the coding sequence ATGCCCTACGCCGAGCCCGGTATGATGGGCGGCTACCGGTTCACGAGGGCGCTTGAGATGGTCCACGCCATCCTGGTCTGCCTTGGTGTTACGTCTGACGCCGACCTCGCCCGGATCTGGGCCGGGGTGATCAGGGACGACTTTATCCATGACCTCCACGGGAAGATCCAGCGGATAGACGGGTACCTCGGCCTCATCCGTGAGCTCGGGGAGCGATCGGGCCGCCCAGAGGCGGCGGAGCGGCTCGCCTCCTACATCAGCGACCAGGTGGCTTTGGTCTCGTCGGCGGTCGAGGGCTGCCGCCGGCCCCGGGTCTACTACTCGATGGGGACACCGCTCTTTGCCCTGAACGCCGAGCGGTTCGAGATGGACCTCGTGGAGGCGGCCGGCGGCGACCCGGTCAACCGCAGGATCGAACGTGCCGGGAAACCGGGCGTCAACATAACCCCGGAAGAGTTTGCCGCGTTCAACCCAGAGTACATATTCATATCAGGGTTCCTCTCGGCACCGGCCTCAGATTACCTTGCGGCATGCCGGAGGATGGGGCTTTCCGCCGACGCCATCGAGCTCGGCCGAGTCTACACCATGCCGCCGGGCTGGGACTTCGGCAACCCCCGCTGGGTTCTCGGCCTCACCGCCATCGCCGGCACCCTCCACCCGGAGCGTGCTAAATTCGACATTGCTGCAGAACAGGACCGGTTCTACCGGACGTTTTACGGGACCAGCGCAGCCGCGGTATCAGGAAACAGGTCGTTCTACCGCCCGTAG
- a CDS encoding radical SAM protein has translation MLTHECRCCAHHCLIPEGECGRCGMYRGAGGAAVEVFPDSYLARYPTAIETVPFLHFWPGHTFYAVSSVGCNLSCPGCVSAILTTDPGTLTGALVRLPPDEVVSEAEAAGCRGILFCINEPAVSLPTVLRLADAAHDAGLLFGCSTNGYLGDEATCALAPLLDCVNVGLKGASDACYRECGGASAGPAFRTVRALHEAGVHVEVSAVYVRGREGEVVSAAERVAATDAAIPFQIMRFMPFSGGEEERAPAACEAEDLAETVSSILENVYLFNTPGTSRLSTRCPACGRILIRRAFNGPMGARNEWVHPGERCACGARVPVSGRMTTEWRPEARYAGGYRPTRGLELIRGMLAAAGVTDRAAQGRVLAAELASGGLSTLHERIATPRGFCSALRSYAAAGGRPDEGEQLASDLLSIVSGIRDKTVGMGRPRVYVALGHPLVPLFADKPEISLISSAGGYPVNRNLGRSDRDARPVTAREIEALRPEVVFYQAVAPVDTETFVRACLDAGVLTEAVRRGAVYRLPAGKKTGFLGWAASIAAVAGILHPNAGCPAPGEVEEAVLSCVRAVGGEITYGR, from the coding sequence ATGCTAACGCATGAGTGCCGCTGTTGCGCACACCACTGCCTGATCCCTGAGGGGGAGTGCGGCAGATGCGGCATGTACCGGGGTGCCGGAGGAGCGGCCGTCGAGGTCTTCCCCGACTCCTACCTGGCACGCTACCCGACCGCCATAGAGACGGTCCCTTTCCTTCATTTCTGGCCGGGACATACCTTCTATGCCGTCTCCTCAGTCGGTTGCAACCTCTCCTGCCCCGGATGCGTCTCAGCAATCCTGACCACCGACCCCGGCACCCTCACCGGGGCACTCGTGCGCCTGCCGCCTGACGAAGTGGTCAGTGAAGCAGAGGCAGCAGGATGCCGGGGAATCCTCTTCTGCATCAACGAGCCCGCGGTATCCCTGCCGACCGTCCTCCGCCTTGCTGATGCCGCACACGATGCCGGGCTGCTCTTCGGGTGCTCGACAAACGGCTACCTGGGGGACGAGGCTACGTGTGCCCTCGCGCCGCTCCTCGACTGTGTCAACGTGGGGCTGAAAGGGGCGTCTGATGCGTGTTACCGGGAGTGCGGCGGCGCCTCGGCCGGGCCGGCCTTCAGAACGGTGCGGGCGCTTCATGAGGCGGGTGTCCACGTCGAGGTCTCGGCGGTCTACGTGCGGGGCCGCGAGGGTGAGGTCGTCTCGGCCGCGGAGAGGGTTGCCGCTACGGACGCCGCCATCCCCTTCCAGATCATGCGCTTTATGCCGTTCTCTGGAGGAGAGGAGGAGAGAGCGCCTGCGGCATGCGAGGCCGAAGACCTTGCAGAGACGGTCTCCTCGATCCTCGAGAACGTCTACCTCTTCAACACCCCGGGGACGAGCCGGCTCTCCACCAGGTGCCCGGCCTGCGGGCGCATCCTCATCAGGCGGGCCTTCAATGGGCCGATGGGGGCAAGGAACGAGTGGGTGCACCCGGGAGAGCGGTGCGCGTGCGGCGCGAGGGTGCCGGTATCAGGCCGGATGACCACAGAGTGGCGGCCTGAGGCGAGGTACGCCGGCGGCTACCGGCCCACGCGCGGGCTTGAGCTCATCCGGGGCATGCTCGCGGCGGCGGGCGTCACCGACCGGGCGGCGCAGGGCAGGGTTCTTGCCGCTGAACTCGCAAGCGGGGGGCTCTCGACGCTCCACGAGAGGATAGCCACGCCACGGGGGTTCTGCTCTGCCCTCCGGTCATATGCGGCCGCCGGCGGAAGGCCGGACGAGGGGGAGCAGCTCGCCTCGGATCTCCTTTCAATCGTATCAGGGATCAGGGATAAGACCGTCGGTATGGGGCGGCCACGGGTCTATGTGGCGCTCGGCCACCCCCTGGTCCCGCTCTTTGCCGACAAACCGGAGATCTCGCTCATCAGTTCCGCCGGCGGCTACCCGGTGAACCGTAACCTGGGACGGAGCGACCGGGACGCACGACCGGTCACGGCCCGGGAGATCGAGGCGCTCCGGCCGGAGGTCGTATTCTACCAGGCGGTCGCCCCGGTCGATACGGAGACCTTTGTCCGGGCCTGCCTTGATGCGGGAGTGCTCACAGAAGCGGTGAGGCGGGGTGCCGTATACCGGCTCCCGGCCGGAAAAAAGACGGGGTTCCTCGGGTGGGCGGCATCGATCGCGGCCGTGGCAGGCATCCTCCACCCCAACGCCGGGTGCCCGGCCCCGGGGGAGGTCGAGGAAGCGGTGCTCTCGTGCGTCCGTGCGGTGGGCGGGGAGATCACCTACGGGCGGTAG
- a CDS encoding ABC transporter ATP-binding protein: MILNVKCASFSYDGITKQFEDVSLSLRRGEVLSLLGRNGTGKSTLIKCILNILTLQKGEVEINGRRVSSMRPDEVAREVGYVPQGHRSVFPFSALDFVLMGRAPHISTFSVPKEEDYEKADEAFARIGISHLREKPISEMSGGEAQMVMIARALAQEPSLLILDEPTSHLDIGNQMKVIATIDRLAADGIAILMCTHFPDHAFLVSHSAAILQDGRLIAKGPAEDVITKENLREAYGVDICVHYIEEAGRTVCIPINPCGCRGKGEA; the protein is encoded by the coding sequence ATGATTCTGAACGTCAAGTGCGCGTCGTTCTCATACGACGGCATCACAAAACAGTTTGAAGATGTCTCCCTCTCCCTCCGGAGAGGAGAGGTTCTCTCCCTCCTCGGGAGGAACGGCACGGGAAAATCGACCCTGATCAAGTGCATCCTAAACATCCTCACGCTCCAGAAGGGGGAGGTGGAGATCAACGGCCGCCGGGTCAGCAGTATGCGGCCCGACGAGGTCGCGCGGGAGGTCGGCTACGTCCCCCAGGGCCACCGTTCCGTCTTCCCTTTCTCGGCGCTTGACTTCGTCCTCATGGGGAGGGCACCCCATATCTCGACCTTCTCGGTCCCGAAAGAGGAGGACTACGAGAAGGCGGATGAAGCGTTTGCGCGGATCGGGATATCCCATCTCCGGGAGAAGCCCATCTCAGAGATGTCTGGCGGGGAAGCGCAGATGGTGATGATCGCCCGCGCCCTCGCCCAGGAGCCCTCGCTGCTCATCCTCGACGAACCGACGTCGCACCTCGATATCGGCAACCAGATGAAGGTGATCGCGACGATCGACCGCCTCGCCGCCGACGGGATCGCCATCCTGATGTGCACCCACTTCCCCGACCACGCATTCCTGGTCTCGCATTCGGCCGCCATCCTCCAGGACGGCAGGTTGATCGCGAAAGGACCGGCCGAGGACGTCATCACGAAGGAGAACCTCCGTGAAGCATACGGGGTCGATATCTGCGTCCACTACATCGAGGAGGCCGGGCGGACGGTCTGCATCCCGATAAACCCCTGCGGCTGCCGGGGCAAAGGGGAGGCATAA
- a CDS encoding FecCD family ABC transporter permease, whose translation MTFGKETTAETGQEPERNVTITPPWVPYRSDTPVYETVLRHIPVERAIYLLPVALFFFSLFFGRYMMEPVETLRILVIGSANALLDWGSSLLSALSGHQVLLPSFEQTWGASEQTVVFRIRLPRVIAAMLVGGGLAIAGASFQGLFRNPLVSPDILGVSAGAGFGAALGILISGNPGIIQVSAFIFGIVAVAVTYGIGRVYHNSSTLVLVLAGIIVGSLFSALLSLAKYAADPYDTLPAIVFWLMGSLSAVSNAEIIAVAPPILLGSLCLFLIRWRINLLAVGEEEAQALGLDTKRMTVVLIVASTVITASAVCISGIVGWVGLVVPHIGRMLVGPDFRRLIPVSAILGASFLLVVDDIARTLTAAEIPLGILTALVGAPFFAYLLTQKKVGWT comes from the coding sequence ATGACCTTCGGGAAAGAAACGACCGCAGAGACCGGGCAGGAGCCCGAAAGGAACGTCACAATCACTCCTCCGTGGGTTCCCTACCGCAGCGACACGCCGGTCTATGAGACCGTCCTCCGGCACATCCCGGTAGAGAGGGCGATCTACCTCCTCCCGGTCGCCCTCTTCTTCTTCTCCCTCTTCTTCGGGAGGTACATGATGGAACCGGTGGAGACGCTCCGGATCCTCGTCATCGGGTCGGCAAACGCACTCCTCGACTGGGGATCATCCCTGCTCTCGGCACTCTCAGGCCATCAGGTCCTCCTCCCCTCCTTTGAGCAGACCTGGGGGGCATCAGAACAGACGGTCGTCTTCCGGATCAGGCTCCCGCGGGTGATAGCAGCGATGCTCGTCGGCGGAGGGCTCGCCATCGCCGGCGCCTCGTTCCAGGGCCTCTTCAGAAACCCCCTCGTCTCTCCCGATATCCTCGGCGTCTCCGCCGGCGCCGGGTTCGGGGCGGCGCTCGGGATCCTCATCTCCGGCAACCCCGGGATCATCCAGGTCTCTGCCTTCATCTTCGGGATCGTCGCGGTCGCCGTCACCTACGGCATCGGCCGCGTCTACCACAACTCCTCGACCCTCGTCCTCGTCCTCGCGGGGATCATCGTCGGCTCCCTCTTCTCCGCCCTCCTCTCCCTCGCCAAATACGCCGCCGACCCTTACGATACCCTGCCTGCGATCGTCTTCTGGCTGATGGGAAGCCTCTCTGCGGTCTCAAACGCCGAGATCATCGCGGTCGCCCCGCCGATTCTTCTCGGGAGCCTCTGCCTCTTTCTCATCAGGTGGCGGATCAACCTCCTCGCGGTTGGCGAAGAGGAGGCGCAGGCACTCGGGCTCGACACGAAGAGGATGACCGTGGTGCTCATCGTCGCCTCAACCGTCATCACCGCCTCAGCGGTCTGCATCAGCGGGATCGTCGGTTGGGTGGGTCTCGTCGTGCCCCATATAGGAAGAATGCTCGTCGGCCCCGATTTCCGCAGGCTCATCCCGGTATCAGCCATCCTCGGGGCCTCGTTCCTTCTCGTCGTCGACGATATCGCAAGAACCCTGACCGCAGCCGAGATCCCGCTCGGCATCCTGACGGCGCTCGTCGGCGCGCCGTTCTTCGCATACCTCTTAACACAAAAGAAGGTCGGCTGGACATGA
- a CDS encoding nucleoside-triphosphatase: MQKYMHVLRQRGSSRMSDQTPVFIITGEQGQCKTTFLHLVLSLTVGANVRIRGVLAPGHVRDGRRSGFTLINLATGEHEELCSIDPDPRCEVHGRYYFRPEGLAFGRRALVPPDPRETDLMVIDEVGRFELQGAVWADQIDRLVTLPHPPMVWTVRRRLLDTAIQNWEIRNPVVVDVRTASVMATASDVMDAIWEWREAQTRSGLPVPPLPGGRNAFEPPVLAGAAAGASADTPTILRRRYSPEG; encoded by the coding sequence TTGCAGAAGTATATGCATGTACTCCGGCAGCGGGGGTCTTCCCGGATGAGCGACCAGACGCCTGTCTTTATCATCACCGGCGAGCAGGGCCAGTGCAAGACGACGTTCCTGCACCTGGTCCTCAGCCTCACCGTCGGGGCAAACGTCCGGATCAGGGGCGTTCTCGCTCCCGGCCACGTACGGGACGGCAGGAGATCCGGATTTACCCTCATCAACCTCGCCACCGGCGAGCACGAGGAACTCTGTTCGATCGACCCCGATCCGCGGTGCGAGGTCCATGGTCGCTACTACTTCCGGCCCGAAGGGCTCGCCTTCGGCCGCAGGGCGCTCGTCCCGCCTGACCCACGGGAGACCGACCTCATGGTCATCGACGAAGTGGGACGGTTCGAGCTCCAGGGCGCGGTCTGGGCTGACCAGATCGACCGGTTGGTCACGCTCCCGCACCCCCCGATGGTCTGGACCGTCCGGCGCCGGCTCCTCGATACGGCTATCCAGAACTGGGAGATCAGAAACCCGGTGGTGGTGGATGTCAGGACCGCGAGCGTGATGGCGACGGCAAGCGACGTGATGGACGCCATCTGGGAGTGGCGGGAGGCCCAGACGAGATCCGGTCTCCCGGTACCCCCGCTTCCCGGGGGCCGCAACGCCTTCGAACCCCCGGTGCTTGCAGGCGCCGCCGCCGGAGCCTCCGCAGATACCCCGACAATCCTCCGAAGGCGCTACAGCCCCGAGGGGTGA
- a CDS encoding peptidylprolyl isomerase, translating into MADRKNATLVVLHTTMGDITIRLYDDMPVTAGNFEKLVRSGFYDGTIFHRVIDRFMIQGGDPTGTGTGGPGYTITDEFVKGRSNRRGTLAMANTGRPNTGGSQFFINLVDNTYLDWDDPRTPSAHPVFGEVVEGLNVVDKIGKVKTNAADKPKVPVKIEKAEVVE; encoded by the coding sequence ATGGCAGACAGGAAGAACGCAACGCTGGTCGTGCTCCACACGACCATGGGCGATATAACGATTCGCCTCTACGACGATATGCCGGTGACCGCGGGGAACTTTGAGAAACTTGTGAGATCCGGGTTCTACGACGGCACGATCTTCCACCGGGTCATCGACAGGTTCATGATCCAGGGCGGCGACCCCACCGGCACCGGGACGGGCGGGCCCGGCTACACCATCACCGATGAGTTCGTGAAGGGCCGCTCGAACCGCCGGGGCACGCTCGCCATGGCGAACACCGGCCGCCCGAACACCGGCGGCAGCCAGTTCTTCATCAATCTGGTGGACAACACCTACCTCGACTGGGACGACCCCCGGACCCCGAGCGCCCACCCGGTCTTCGGCGAGGTTGTGGAGGGACTCAACGTCGTCGACAAGATCGGGAAGGTGAAGACGAACGCCGCCGACAAGCCGAAGGTCCCGGTCAAGATCGAGAAGGCGGAAGTCGTAGAGTAA
- a CDS encoding ribonuclease III domain-containing protein → MKRSTAGRWSPGVVEERIGYTFQDRSLLERALTRLAYTLEAGLPPEAHMDALATLGDAVINVVVVEVVVMGGAHDKGAISNRKMNLVNMTRLRGLAEDLDLEEYVRWGKGEAAQAVWTSGRVLAECMEALIGAVYLDGGMDAAAGVLRRLGLTESV, encoded by the coding sequence ATGAAACGCAGTACCGCTGGCCGCTGGAGTCCGGGCGTGGTCGAGGAGCGGATCGGCTACACCTTCCAGGACCGCTCACTCCTCGAGCGGGCGCTCACCCGCCTGGCCTACACCCTGGAGGCGGGCCTCCCCCCCGAGGCCCACATGGACGCCCTCGCGACGCTCGGCGATGCGGTCATCAACGTGGTGGTCGTGGAGGTGGTGGTCATGGGCGGGGCGCACGACAAGGGCGCGATCAGCAACCGGAAGATGAACCTGGTGAACATGACCCGGCTCCGCGGGCTTGCAGAGGACCTCGACCTCGAGGAGTACGTCCGCTGGGGAAAGGGCGAGGCCGCCCAGGCGGTCTGGACCTCAGGCCGGGTCCTTGCCGAGTGCATGGAGGCGCTCATCGGCGCCGTCTACCTGGACGGCGGAATGGATGCGGCCGCCGGTGTGCTCAGGCGCCTTGGGCTCACGGAGAGC